The following coding sequences lie in one Colias croceus chromosome 1, ilColCroc2.1 genomic window:
- the LOC123697461 gene encoding agrin-like isoform X1 has protein sequence MFAKPISLAILISTTLGCYLFPNDVPDPCRGVICGPGELCRPTADGRSYTCECPASCPSYGDHEGARPLCASDAHDYNGECEMRRAACETNTNITFKYFGKCDPCAGVTCPDPEICQLDDKRSPSCRCAEPCPLEFSPVCASDGKTYSNECQMHRESCRARKQLKIIFKGQCSSGVNPCAEVECRYGAECRVEGSGAVCACPPPCEPVLRPVCGSDARTHDSECELRRAACLLGRELKVLHAGACGSNGVCADRVCPHGGECVASGARGVCRCPRCSNEFAPVCGSDGISYGNRCKLQLEACRHRRDVQVLYDGPCNGCENKKCEFYAVCESDGVSEASCVCPKHCEEGTETEEVCSNDNRTFSSVCSLRDKACREKKRIFVKHMGSCESCHNVQCPNGMWCSRGKCACTGHCEGAPREPVCSDTGRTFQNECALLQAACEARMRGETQIRVAYYGECTETVDNSNEAVANRTSKPGDTANEISAIESSGSGAVCARVQCAYEATCAVDGSGQPRCACLFDCAAASAGAPVCASDLRLYPTLCHMKLEACRRQEDLRLRPLALCRGLEFRPCGDDEPLTDPEGRKMDCGGGPHRKDCPAGSYCHHTAKAATCCKKDKGVVDKKDCQESWYGCCSDGVTAAKGPGGAGCPSQCGCHRLGSETEQCDTEGQCVCRPGVGGEKCDRCEPGYWGLPRIGTGHTGCIPCGCSAFGSVREDCEQMTGRCVCKPGIQGQKCTVCSNHEHTLGPNGCFDPESTQLPATNCDHMTCYFGAYCVVRSGLATCECAATECAGKEQPAVCGSDGRTYLSTCHLRTHACRTQSDTVVQAFGPCGDSPTVRRENMRTIHSVVIKNEMSSGCSKKTQDKMPLEYDEYEEERFGANDVDYEYPIIYDEYFYEHENGLYSAPLFDGRARMTARMLLPAKRFDIWAEVSAVCGRGTLMSASGVRDYLWLGIIDGKVEMRVDAGSGPLELRSGKVNIDNKSKLWARRYKKDAVLNVGSITARGTTQGRMTSVDVEPYLHIGLPPHNDSVLSSFTIPGFVGCVHRLRVNGRDVIPPSRGLSLTSHGLRACTPQNLAELECP, from the exons ATGTTTGCTAAGCCAATTAGTTTagcaatattaatatctacaacCCTGGGGTGCTATTTGTTTCCTAACG ACGTGCCGGACCCTTGCCGTGGTGTGATTTGCGGGCCCGGGGAGCTGTGCCGGCCGACGGCGGACGGGCGCAGCTACACGTGTGAGTGCCCCGCTTCGTGCCCCAGCTATGGGGACCACGAGGGCGCCCGGCCACTGTGCGCCAGCGATGCTCACGATTACAATGGGGAATGTGAGATGCGGCGGGCGGCTTGCGAGACCAATACGAATATTACCTTCAAATACTTTGGCAAGTGTG ATCCATGCGCTGGTGTAACTTGTCCAGACCCAGAAATTTGTCAATTAGACGATAAAAGGTCACCATCGTGTCGCTGTGCCGAACCGTGCCCACTAGAATTTTCACCAGTGTGTGCATCCGACGGGAAAACTTATTCCAACGAGTGTCAGATGCACAGAGAGTCATGCCGTGCTAGGAAACAGttgaagattatttttaaaggacAGTGTAGTTCTG GTGTAAACCCATGTGCCGAGGTCGAATGTCGTTACGGCGCTGAGTGCCGTGTAGAAGGCAGTGGTGCAGTGTGCGCGTGCCCGCCGCCGTGCGAGCCCGTGCTGCGGCCCGTGTGCGGGTCGGACGCGCGCACGCACGACAGCGAGTGTGAGCTGCGACGCGCTGCGTGTCTGCTGGGCAGGGAGCTGAAGGTGCTCCATGCGGGTGCTTGTG GTTCGAACGGTGTATGCGCGGACCGCGTGTGCCCGCACGGCGGCGAGTGCGTGGCGTCGGGCGCGCGCGGCGTGTGCCGCTGCCCGCGCTGCTCCAACGAGTTCGCGCCCGTGTGCGGCTCCGACGGCATCTCCTACGGCAACCGGTGCAAGCTGCAGCTCGAGGCCTGCCGACATAGGCGAGACGTGCAAGTGCTGTATGACGGACCCTGCA ATGGTTGCGAAAACAAAAAGTGCGAATTTTATGCGGTCTGTGAAAGTGACGGAGTATCAGAAGCAAGCTGCGTATGTCCTAAGCATTGTGAAGAAGGAACT gaAACCGAAGAGGTGTGCAGCAACGACAATCGAACCTTTAGCAGCGTGTGTTCTCTGCGGGATAAAGCCTGTCGCGAAAAGAAACGAATTTTTGTGAAACATATGGGGTCCTGCG AATCGTGTCACAATGTCCAATGCCCCAACGGCATGTGGTGTTCGCGCGGTAAGTGCGCGTGTACGGGCCATTGTGAAGGCGCGCCTCGAGAGCCAGTCTGTTCCGACACTGGGAGAACTTTCCAGAACGAATGTGCTTTACTACAAGCCGCTTGTGAAGCGAGGATGAGGGGAGAGACGCAGATACGAGTCGCGTACTACGGGGAATGTACGGAAACTGTGGATAATAGTAATGAAGCAG TAGCAAACCGAACATCCAAACCGGGCGACACCGCGAACGAAATAAGCGCCATAGAATCAAGCGGTTCAGGCGCTGTATGCGCACGAGTGCAATGCGCGTACGAAGCGACCTGCGCAGTGGATGGGAGCGGCCAGCCGCGCTGTGCGTGTCTGTTCGACTGTGCGGCCGCTAGCGCTGGGGCTCCCGTTTGTGCTTCTGACTTGCGGCTGTATCCCACTCTGTGCCATATGAAGTTGGAGGCTTGCAGGCGGCAAGAGGACTTGCGGTTACGGCCTTTGGCTCTCTGTCGAGGCTTGgag TTCCGACCGTGTGGTGATGACGAGCCGCTAACAGATCCAGAAGGTCGTAAGATGGATTGTGGCGGTGGTCCTCATCGCAAAGATTGTCCCGCAGGAAGCTATTGTCATCACACTGCTAAAGCGGCCACGTGCTGCAAGAAAG ACAAAGGCGTAGTAGACAAAAAGGATTGCCAGGAATCCTGGTATGGTTGTTGTTCGGACGGTGTCACAGCAGCTAAAGGTCCCGGAGGAGCCGGTTGTCCTTCCCAATGTGGTTGCCATAGACTTGGCTCAGAGACTGAACAGTGTGATACTGAAGGTCAATGTGTGTGTCGCCCTGGAGTTGGTGGGGAGAAATGTGACCGATGTGAACCGGGGTATTGGGGACTGCCAAGAATTGGGACAGGACACACGGGGTGTATAC CTTGCGGTTGTTCAGCATTTGGATCGGTGCGTGAAGATTGTGAGCAAATGACGGGACGCTGCGTTTGCAAGCCCGGCATACAGGGACAGAAGTGCACCGTTTGTTCCAATCATGAACATACTTTGGGACCTAATGGATGCTTTGATC CGGAATCGACTCAACTACCAGCGACAAACTGTGACCATATGACGTGCTATTTCGGCGCATATTGCGTTGTACGAAGCGGCCTCGCAACTTGTGAGTGTGCGGCCACGGAATGTGCTGGGAAAGAGCAACCCGCCGTATGTGGCAGTGACGGTCGAACCTACCTCTCCACTTGTCACCTACGAACCCACGCCTGTAGAACACAATCCGATACAGTGGTACAAGCTTTCGGACCTTGCGGTGATTCCCCCACCGTCCGTCGAG AGAATATGCGCACGATACATAGTGTGGTGATAAAAAACGAAATGAGCAGTGGCTGTAGTAAAAAAACGCAAGATAAGATGCCTCTCGAATATGATGAATACGAGGAGGAACGATTTGGCGCGAACGACGTTGATTACGAGTATCCCATAATATACGACGAGTATTTCTACGAACACGAGAACGGGTTGTATTCCGCTCCATTGTTCGATGGGCGGGCCCGAATGACAGCTCGCATGTTATTACCGGCTAAACGATTCGATATTTGGGCTGAAGTTTCCGCCGTCTGCGGCAGAGGCACTTTAATGAGCGCTTCGGGAGTCAGGGATTATTTATGGTTGGGAATTATCGATGGCAAGGTCGAGATGCGTGTGGACGCGGGTAGCGGGCCTTTGGAGCTTCGTTCCGGCAAAGTGAATATTGATAACAAGTCCAAATTATGGGCGAGGAGATATAAGAAGGATGCAGTGTTGAATGTTGGAAGTATAACGGCGAGAGGGACTACGCAAGGCAGAATGACGTCAGTCGATGTGGAACCTTATTTACATATTGGACTGCCACCACATAATGACTCCGT GCTATCAAGCTTCACTATCCCCGGGTTCGTGGGCTGCGTCCACCGCTTGCGCGTGAACGGGCGTGACGTCATACCGCCCTCTCGCGGCCTGTCCCTAACATCGCACGGACTGCGTGCGTGCACGCCGCAGAATTTAGCCGAGTTAGAATGCCcttga
- the LOC123697461 gene encoding agrin-like isoform X3: MRRAACETNTNITFKYFGKCDPCAGVTCPDPEICQLDDKRSPSCRCAEPCPLEFSPVCASDGKTYSNECQMHRESCRARKQLKIIFKGQCSSGVNPCAEVECRYGAECRVEGSGAVCACPPPCEPVLRPVCGSDARTHDSECELRRAACLLGRELKVLHAGACGSNGVCADRVCPHGGECVASGARGVCRCPRCSNEFAPVCGSDGISYGNRCKLQLEACRHRRDVQVLYDGPCNGCENKKCEFYAVCESDGVSEASCVCPKHCEEGTETEEVCSNDNRTFSSVCSLRDKACREKKRIFVKHMGSCESCHNVQCPNGMWCSRGKCACTGHCEGAPREPVCSDTGRTFQNECALLQAACEARMRGETQIRVAYYGECTETVDNSNEAVANRTSKPGDTANEISAIESSGSGAVCARVQCAYEATCAVDGSGQPRCACLFDCAAASAGAPVCASDLRLYPTLCHMKLEACRRQEDLRLRPLALCRGLEFRPCGDDEPLTDPEGRKMDCGGGPHRKDCPAGSYCHHTAKAATCCKKDKGVVDKKDCQESWYGCCSDGVTAAKGPGGAGCPSQCGCHRLGSETEQCDTEGQCVCRPGVGGEKCDRCEPGYWGLPRIGTGHTGCIPCGCSAFGSVREDCEQMTGRCVCKPGIQGQKCTVCSNHEHTLGPNGCFDPESTQLPATNCDHMTCYFGAYCVVRSGLATCECAATECAGKEQPAVCGSDGRTYLSTCHLRTHACRTQSDTVVQAFGPCGDSPTVRRENMRTIHSVVIKNEMSSGCSKKTQDKMPLEYDEYEEERFGANDVDYEYPIIYDEYFYEHENGLYSAPLFDGRARMTARMLLPAKRFDIWAEVSAVCGRGTLMSASGVRDYLWLGIIDGKVEMRVDAGSGPLELRSGKVNIDNKSKLWARRYKKDAVLNVGSITARGTTQGRMTSVDVEPYLHIGLPPHNDSVLSSFTIPGFVGCVHRLRVNGRDVIPPSRGLSLTSHGLRACTPQNLAELECP, from the exons ATGCGGCGGGCGGCTTGCGAGACCAATACGAATATTACCTTCAAATACTTTGGCAAGTGTG ATCCATGCGCTGGTGTAACTTGTCCAGACCCAGAAATTTGTCAATTAGACGATAAAAGGTCACCATCGTGTCGCTGTGCCGAACCGTGCCCACTAGAATTTTCACCAGTGTGTGCATCCGACGGGAAAACTTATTCCAACGAGTGTCAGATGCACAGAGAGTCATGCCGTGCTAGGAAACAGttgaagattatttttaaaggacAGTGTAGTTCTG GTGTAAACCCATGTGCCGAGGTCGAATGTCGTTACGGCGCTGAGTGCCGTGTAGAAGGCAGTGGTGCAGTGTGCGCGTGCCCGCCGCCGTGCGAGCCCGTGCTGCGGCCCGTGTGCGGGTCGGACGCGCGCACGCACGACAGCGAGTGTGAGCTGCGACGCGCTGCGTGTCTGCTGGGCAGGGAGCTGAAGGTGCTCCATGCGGGTGCTTGTG GTTCGAACGGTGTATGCGCGGACCGCGTGTGCCCGCACGGCGGCGAGTGCGTGGCGTCGGGCGCGCGCGGCGTGTGCCGCTGCCCGCGCTGCTCCAACGAGTTCGCGCCCGTGTGCGGCTCCGACGGCATCTCCTACGGCAACCGGTGCAAGCTGCAGCTCGAGGCCTGCCGACATAGGCGAGACGTGCAAGTGCTGTATGACGGACCCTGCA ATGGTTGCGAAAACAAAAAGTGCGAATTTTATGCGGTCTGTGAAAGTGACGGAGTATCAGAAGCAAGCTGCGTATGTCCTAAGCATTGTGAAGAAGGAACT gaAACCGAAGAGGTGTGCAGCAACGACAATCGAACCTTTAGCAGCGTGTGTTCTCTGCGGGATAAAGCCTGTCGCGAAAAGAAACGAATTTTTGTGAAACATATGGGGTCCTGCG AATCGTGTCACAATGTCCAATGCCCCAACGGCATGTGGTGTTCGCGCGGTAAGTGCGCGTGTACGGGCCATTGTGAAGGCGCGCCTCGAGAGCCAGTCTGTTCCGACACTGGGAGAACTTTCCAGAACGAATGTGCTTTACTACAAGCCGCTTGTGAAGCGAGGATGAGGGGAGAGACGCAGATACGAGTCGCGTACTACGGGGAATGTACGGAAACTGTGGATAATAGTAATGAAGCAG TAGCAAACCGAACATCCAAACCGGGCGACACCGCGAACGAAATAAGCGCCATAGAATCAAGCGGTTCAGGCGCTGTATGCGCACGAGTGCAATGCGCGTACGAAGCGACCTGCGCAGTGGATGGGAGCGGCCAGCCGCGCTGTGCGTGTCTGTTCGACTGTGCGGCCGCTAGCGCTGGGGCTCCCGTTTGTGCTTCTGACTTGCGGCTGTATCCCACTCTGTGCCATATGAAGTTGGAGGCTTGCAGGCGGCAAGAGGACTTGCGGTTACGGCCTTTGGCTCTCTGTCGAGGCTTGgag TTCCGACCGTGTGGTGATGACGAGCCGCTAACAGATCCAGAAGGTCGTAAGATGGATTGTGGCGGTGGTCCTCATCGCAAAGATTGTCCCGCAGGAAGCTATTGTCATCACACTGCTAAAGCGGCCACGTGCTGCAAGAAAG ACAAAGGCGTAGTAGACAAAAAGGATTGCCAGGAATCCTGGTATGGTTGTTGTTCGGACGGTGTCACAGCAGCTAAAGGTCCCGGAGGAGCCGGTTGTCCTTCCCAATGTGGTTGCCATAGACTTGGCTCAGAGACTGAACAGTGTGATACTGAAGGTCAATGTGTGTGTCGCCCTGGAGTTGGTGGGGAGAAATGTGACCGATGTGAACCGGGGTATTGGGGACTGCCAAGAATTGGGACAGGACACACGGGGTGTATAC CTTGCGGTTGTTCAGCATTTGGATCGGTGCGTGAAGATTGTGAGCAAATGACGGGACGCTGCGTTTGCAAGCCCGGCATACAGGGACAGAAGTGCACCGTTTGTTCCAATCATGAACATACTTTGGGACCTAATGGATGCTTTGATC CGGAATCGACTCAACTACCAGCGACAAACTGTGACCATATGACGTGCTATTTCGGCGCATATTGCGTTGTACGAAGCGGCCTCGCAACTTGTGAGTGTGCGGCCACGGAATGTGCTGGGAAAGAGCAACCCGCCGTATGTGGCAGTGACGGTCGAACCTACCTCTCCACTTGTCACCTACGAACCCACGCCTGTAGAACACAATCCGATACAGTGGTACAAGCTTTCGGACCTTGCGGTGATTCCCCCACCGTCCGTCGAG AGAATATGCGCACGATACATAGTGTGGTGATAAAAAACGAAATGAGCAGTGGCTGTAGTAAAAAAACGCAAGATAAGATGCCTCTCGAATATGATGAATACGAGGAGGAACGATTTGGCGCGAACGACGTTGATTACGAGTATCCCATAATATACGACGAGTATTTCTACGAACACGAGAACGGGTTGTATTCCGCTCCATTGTTCGATGGGCGGGCCCGAATGACAGCTCGCATGTTATTACCGGCTAAACGATTCGATATTTGGGCTGAAGTTTCCGCCGTCTGCGGCAGAGGCACTTTAATGAGCGCTTCGGGAGTCAGGGATTATTTATGGTTGGGAATTATCGATGGCAAGGTCGAGATGCGTGTGGACGCGGGTAGCGGGCCTTTGGAGCTTCGTTCCGGCAAAGTGAATATTGATAACAAGTCCAAATTATGGGCGAGGAGATATAAGAAGGATGCAGTGTTGAATGTTGGAAGTATAACGGCGAGAGGGACTACGCAAGGCAGAATGACGTCAGTCGATGTGGAACCTTATTTACATATTGGACTGCCACCACATAATGACTCCGT GCTATCAAGCTTCACTATCCCCGGGTTCGTGGGCTGCGTCCACCGCTTGCGCGTGAACGGGCGTGACGTCATACCGCCCTCTCGCGGCCTGTCCCTAACATCGCACGGACTGCGTGCGTGCACGCCGCAGAATTTAGCCGAGTTAGAATGCCcttga
- the LOC123697461 gene encoding agrin-like isoform X2, producing the protein MFAKPISLAILISTTLGCYLFPNDVPDPCRGVICGPGELCRPTADGRSYTCECPASCPSYGDHEGARPLCASDAHDYNGECEMRRAACETNTNITFKYFGKCDPCAGVTCPDPEICQLDDKRSPSCRCAEPCPLEFSPVCASDGKTYSNECQMHRESCRARKQLKIIFKGQCSSGVNPCAEVECRYGAECRVEGSGAVCACPPPCEPVLRPVCGSDARTHDSECELRRAACLLGRELKVLHAGACGSNGVCADRVCPHGGECVASGARGVCRCPRCSNEFAPVCGSDGISYGNRCKLQLEACRHRRDVQVLYDGPCNGCENKKCEFYAVCESDGVSEASCVCPKHCEEGTETEEVCSNDNRTFSSVCSLRDKACREKKRIFVKHMGSCESCHNVQCPNGMWCSRGKCACTGHCEGAPREPVCSDTGRTFQNECALLQAACEARMRGETQIRVAYYGECTETVDNSNEAANRTSKPGDTANEISAIESSGSGAVCARVQCAYEATCAVDGSGQPRCACLFDCAAASAGAPVCASDLRLYPTLCHMKLEACRRQEDLRLRPLALCRGLEFRPCGDDEPLTDPEGRKMDCGGGPHRKDCPAGSYCHHTAKAATCCKKDKGVVDKKDCQESWYGCCSDGVTAAKGPGGAGCPSQCGCHRLGSETEQCDTEGQCVCRPGVGGEKCDRCEPGYWGLPRIGTGHTGCIPCGCSAFGSVREDCEQMTGRCVCKPGIQGQKCTVCSNHEHTLGPNGCFDPESTQLPATNCDHMTCYFGAYCVVRSGLATCECAATECAGKEQPAVCGSDGRTYLSTCHLRTHACRTQSDTVVQAFGPCGDSPTVRRENMRTIHSVVIKNEMSSGCSKKTQDKMPLEYDEYEEERFGANDVDYEYPIIYDEYFYEHENGLYSAPLFDGRARMTARMLLPAKRFDIWAEVSAVCGRGTLMSASGVRDYLWLGIIDGKVEMRVDAGSGPLELRSGKVNIDNKSKLWARRYKKDAVLNVGSITARGTTQGRMTSVDVEPYLHIGLPPHNDSVLSSFTIPGFVGCVHRLRVNGRDVIPPSRGLSLTSHGLRACTPQNLAELECP; encoded by the exons ATGTTTGCTAAGCCAATTAGTTTagcaatattaatatctacaacCCTGGGGTGCTATTTGTTTCCTAACG ACGTGCCGGACCCTTGCCGTGGTGTGATTTGCGGGCCCGGGGAGCTGTGCCGGCCGACGGCGGACGGGCGCAGCTACACGTGTGAGTGCCCCGCTTCGTGCCCCAGCTATGGGGACCACGAGGGCGCCCGGCCACTGTGCGCCAGCGATGCTCACGATTACAATGGGGAATGTGAGATGCGGCGGGCGGCTTGCGAGACCAATACGAATATTACCTTCAAATACTTTGGCAAGTGTG ATCCATGCGCTGGTGTAACTTGTCCAGACCCAGAAATTTGTCAATTAGACGATAAAAGGTCACCATCGTGTCGCTGTGCCGAACCGTGCCCACTAGAATTTTCACCAGTGTGTGCATCCGACGGGAAAACTTATTCCAACGAGTGTCAGATGCACAGAGAGTCATGCCGTGCTAGGAAACAGttgaagattatttttaaaggacAGTGTAGTTCTG GTGTAAACCCATGTGCCGAGGTCGAATGTCGTTACGGCGCTGAGTGCCGTGTAGAAGGCAGTGGTGCAGTGTGCGCGTGCCCGCCGCCGTGCGAGCCCGTGCTGCGGCCCGTGTGCGGGTCGGACGCGCGCACGCACGACAGCGAGTGTGAGCTGCGACGCGCTGCGTGTCTGCTGGGCAGGGAGCTGAAGGTGCTCCATGCGGGTGCTTGTG GTTCGAACGGTGTATGCGCGGACCGCGTGTGCCCGCACGGCGGCGAGTGCGTGGCGTCGGGCGCGCGCGGCGTGTGCCGCTGCCCGCGCTGCTCCAACGAGTTCGCGCCCGTGTGCGGCTCCGACGGCATCTCCTACGGCAACCGGTGCAAGCTGCAGCTCGAGGCCTGCCGACATAGGCGAGACGTGCAAGTGCTGTATGACGGACCCTGCA ATGGTTGCGAAAACAAAAAGTGCGAATTTTATGCGGTCTGTGAAAGTGACGGAGTATCAGAAGCAAGCTGCGTATGTCCTAAGCATTGTGAAGAAGGAACT gaAACCGAAGAGGTGTGCAGCAACGACAATCGAACCTTTAGCAGCGTGTGTTCTCTGCGGGATAAAGCCTGTCGCGAAAAGAAACGAATTTTTGTGAAACATATGGGGTCCTGCG AATCGTGTCACAATGTCCAATGCCCCAACGGCATGTGGTGTTCGCGCGGTAAGTGCGCGTGTACGGGCCATTGTGAAGGCGCGCCTCGAGAGCCAGTCTGTTCCGACACTGGGAGAACTTTCCAGAACGAATGTGCTTTACTACAAGCCGCTTGTGAAGCGAGGATGAGGGGAGAGACGCAGATACGAGTCGCGTACTACGGGGAATGTACGGAAACTGTGGATAATAGTAATGAAGCAG CAAACCGAACATCCAAACCGGGCGACACCGCGAACGAAATAAGCGCCATAGAATCAAGCGGTTCAGGCGCTGTATGCGCACGAGTGCAATGCGCGTACGAAGCGACCTGCGCAGTGGATGGGAGCGGCCAGCCGCGCTGTGCGTGTCTGTTCGACTGTGCGGCCGCTAGCGCTGGGGCTCCCGTTTGTGCTTCTGACTTGCGGCTGTATCCCACTCTGTGCCATATGAAGTTGGAGGCTTGCAGGCGGCAAGAGGACTTGCGGTTACGGCCTTTGGCTCTCTGTCGAGGCTTGgag TTCCGACCGTGTGGTGATGACGAGCCGCTAACAGATCCAGAAGGTCGTAAGATGGATTGTGGCGGTGGTCCTCATCGCAAAGATTGTCCCGCAGGAAGCTATTGTCATCACACTGCTAAAGCGGCCACGTGCTGCAAGAAAG ACAAAGGCGTAGTAGACAAAAAGGATTGCCAGGAATCCTGGTATGGTTGTTGTTCGGACGGTGTCACAGCAGCTAAAGGTCCCGGAGGAGCCGGTTGTCCTTCCCAATGTGGTTGCCATAGACTTGGCTCAGAGACTGAACAGTGTGATACTGAAGGTCAATGTGTGTGTCGCCCTGGAGTTGGTGGGGAGAAATGTGACCGATGTGAACCGGGGTATTGGGGACTGCCAAGAATTGGGACAGGACACACGGGGTGTATAC CTTGCGGTTGTTCAGCATTTGGATCGGTGCGTGAAGATTGTGAGCAAATGACGGGACGCTGCGTTTGCAAGCCCGGCATACAGGGACAGAAGTGCACCGTTTGTTCCAATCATGAACATACTTTGGGACCTAATGGATGCTTTGATC CGGAATCGACTCAACTACCAGCGACAAACTGTGACCATATGACGTGCTATTTCGGCGCATATTGCGTTGTACGAAGCGGCCTCGCAACTTGTGAGTGTGCGGCCACGGAATGTGCTGGGAAAGAGCAACCCGCCGTATGTGGCAGTGACGGTCGAACCTACCTCTCCACTTGTCACCTACGAACCCACGCCTGTAGAACACAATCCGATACAGTGGTACAAGCTTTCGGACCTTGCGGTGATTCCCCCACCGTCCGTCGAG AGAATATGCGCACGATACATAGTGTGGTGATAAAAAACGAAATGAGCAGTGGCTGTAGTAAAAAAACGCAAGATAAGATGCCTCTCGAATATGATGAATACGAGGAGGAACGATTTGGCGCGAACGACGTTGATTACGAGTATCCCATAATATACGACGAGTATTTCTACGAACACGAGAACGGGTTGTATTCCGCTCCATTGTTCGATGGGCGGGCCCGAATGACAGCTCGCATGTTATTACCGGCTAAACGATTCGATATTTGGGCTGAAGTTTCCGCCGTCTGCGGCAGAGGCACTTTAATGAGCGCTTCGGGAGTCAGGGATTATTTATGGTTGGGAATTATCGATGGCAAGGTCGAGATGCGTGTGGACGCGGGTAGCGGGCCTTTGGAGCTTCGTTCCGGCAAAGTGAATATTGATAACAAGTCCAAATTATGGGCGAGGAGATATAAGAAGGATGCAGTGTTGAATGTTGGAAGTATAACGGCGAGAGGGACTACGCAAGGCAGAATGACGTCAGTCGATGTGGAACCTTATTTACATATTGGACTGCCACCACATAATGACTCCGT GCTATCAAGCTTCACTATCCCCGGGTTCGTGGGCTGCGTCCACCGCTTGCGCGTGAACGGGCGTGACGTCATACCGCCCTCTCGCGGCCTGTCCCTAACATCGCACGGACTGCGTGCGTGCACGCCGCAGAATTTAGCCGAGTTAGAATGCCcttga